The following are from one region of the Nocardia terpenica genome:
- a CDS encoding DUF969 domain-containing protein: MLVLLGVALVVAGFALRLNPMLVVLVSGVVTALLGGLTPAAILDSIGKGFADSRSVTIWVVTLPVIGLLDRFGLQQQAGRLIGKLRVLTTGRLLSGYMLARQGTAALGLTGVFGQAHTVRPLIAPMARGAAERRFGELSDPALERIKAFSAGTDNIGLFFGEDIFIAVGSVLLITGYVNTTYHLQLDPLQLARWAIPTAVCAFVIHTARLLWLDRWLARSGRAAVAR, encoded by the coding sequence GTGCTCGTTCTATTGGGTGTGGCCCTGGTCGTCGCCGGGTTCGCGCTTCGGCTCAATCCCATGCTCGTCGTGCTGGTCTCGGGGGTGGTCACGGCGCTGCTCGGCGGCCTGACCCCGGCCGCGATTCTCGACAGCATCGGAAAAGGATTCGCGGACAGCCGCTCGGTCACGATCTGGGTGGTGACCCTGCCGGTCATCGGTCTGCTCGACCGGTTCGGCCTGCAGCAGCAGGCCGGGCGGCTGATCGGCAAACTCCGGGTGTTGACCACCGGGCGGTTGCTGTCGGGCTACATGCTGGCCCGGCAGGGCACCGCGGCCCTCGGGCTGACCGGGGTGTTCGGGCAGGCGCACACGGTGCGGCCGCTGATCGCCCCGATGGCGCGCGGCGCGGCCGAACGCCGGTTCGGTGAGCTGTCGGATCCGGCGCTCGAGCGGATCAAGGCGTTCTCCGCGGGCACGGACAATATCGGATTGTTCTTCGGCGAGGACATTTTCATCGCGGTGGGCAGCGTCCTGCTGATCACCGGGTACGTGAACACCACCTATCACCTGCAACTCGACCCCTTGCAGCTGGCGCGGTGGGCGATACCGACGGCGGTGTGCGCCTTCGTGATCCACACCGCGCGGCTGCTCTGGCTGGATCGGTGGCTGGCCCGCAGCGGCAGGGCGGCGGTCGCGCGATGA
- a CDS encoding DUF979 domain-containing protein — protein sequence MAGPQRQGGGRAMINAEWLYWFMGFFFVAIAAFAVRQEDNPRRAGAGAFWALLGLCFCYSTFVTQKSAPAWPLGLAVLVVGALGGLGALGNSAIATNTSDEREATATTLGNRLFVPALLIPLVALVFATMVASVQVGGKPLLAEGTPALTGLGAGVLVALVVAMALLRPAGRSGPGIALREGSRMAVSIGWALLLPQLIAVLGLLFDQAGVGKQIGRIFSAVLPHDSLIAAVVLYTLGMVVFTVVLGNAFAAFPVMTSAIGWPVLVTQFHGHAPVILAVGMLCGFCGTLCTPMAANFNIVPAILLETKDRYGPIKAQVPTAAALLACNIAVIYVWGF from the coding sequence GTGGCTGGCCCGCAGCGGCAGGGCGGCGGTCGCGCGATGATCAACGCCGAATGGCTGTACTGGTTCATGGGGTTCTTCTTCGTCGCCATCGCGGCCTTCGCGGTGCGGCAGGAGGACAATCCGCGCCGCGCCGGTGCGGGGGCGTTCTGGGCGCTGCTCGGACTGTGCTTCTGCTACTCCACATTCGTGACCCAGAAGTCCGCTCCCGCGTGGCCGCTCGGGCTCGCGGTGCTGGTGGTGGGTGCGCTGGGCGGGCTGGGGGCGCTCGGGAACTCCGCGATCGCCACCAATACGAGCGACGAACGCGAAGCCACCGCAACGACACTCGGTAATCGGCTGTTCGTTCCGGCGCTGTTGATCCCGCTGGTCGCGCTGGTGTTCGCGACGATGGTCGCCTCGGTGCAGGTCGGCGGGAAACCCTTGCTGGCCGAGGGGACTCCGGCGCTGACCGGGCTGGGCGCGGGGGTGCTCGTGGCGCTGGTCGTGGCCATGGCGCTGCTGCGCCCGGCCGGTCGGTCGGGGCCGGGAATCGCGCTGCGGGAGGGTTCTCGGATGGCGGTGTCCATCGGCTGGGCCCTGCTGCTGCCGCAGCTGATCGCCGTGCTCGGTCTGCTGTTCGACCAGGCCGGGGTGGGCAAGCAGATCGGCCGGATCTTCTCGGCCGTGCTGCCGCACGACTCGCTGATCGCCGCCGTGGTGCTGTACACGCTGGGCATGGTGGTGTTCACCGTGGTGCTGGGCAATGCGTTCGCCGCCTTCCCGGTGATGACCTCGGCCATCGGCTGGCCGGTGCTGGTCACCCAGTTCCACGGGCACGCACCGGTCATTCTGGCCGTCGGCATGCTGTGCGGCTTCTGCGGCACGTTGTGCACGCCGATGGCGGCCAACTTCAATATCGTGCCCGCCATCCTGCTGGAGACCAAGGACCGCTACGGACCGATCAAGGCGCAGGTGCCGACCGCGGCCGCGCTGCTCGCCTGCAATATCGCGGTCATCTACGTATGGGGATTCTGA
- the pcp gene encoding pyroglutamyl-peptidase I: MGILMRTVLITGFEPFDGAASNPSRDAAELLARRQPLADTVFAAAQLPCVFDTSLSVLRAAIAEHRPELVVCLGLAGGRTEITPERVAINLDDARIPDNAGAQPVDRPVVPGGPAAYLADLPLKAAVAAMTAAGVPASVSYTAGTFVCNHVFYGLLHLIATENPTLRGGFVHVPPNLPVDRIADGLTELTRTCLETETDLAVPAGTLH; this comes from the coding sequence ATGGGGATTCTGATGCGCACCGTGCTGATCACCGGATTCGAGCCATTCGACGGGGCGGCCAGCAACCCGTCCCGGGACGCCGCGGAACTGCTGGCCCGGCGACAACCGTTGGCGGACACCGTCTTCGCGGCCGCGCAGCTGCCGTGCGTCTTCGACACCTCGCTGAGCGTGCTGCGGGCGGCGATCGCCGAGCACCGGCCCGAGCTGGTGGTCTGCCTCGGCCTGGCGGGCGGGCGCACCGAGATCACGCCGGAGCGGGTGGCGATCAATCTGGACGACGCCCGCATCCCCGACAATGCGGGCGCGCAGCCCGTGGATCGCCCGGTGGTTCCCGGCGGCCCCGCCGCCTACCTCGCCGACCTCCCGCTCAAGGCGGCCGTTGCCGCCATGACCGCCGCCGGAGTCCCCGCCTCGGTGTCCTATACCGCGGGCACCTTCGTCTGCAACCACGTGTTCTACGGCCTGCTGCACCTCATCGCCACCGAAAACCCCACGCTCCGTGGCGGATTCGTGCATGTACCGCCGAACCTGCCGGTCGATCGGATCGCCGACGGCCTGACCGAACTGACCCGCACCTGCCTGGAGACCGAGACCGATCTGGCCGTCCCGGCGGGCACCCTGCACTGA
- a CDS encoding kynureninase/PvdN C-terminal domain-containing protein, protein MITLDDVRRSPNALAPHYSRFRVAERLLLTGHSHQAWPDVALLGQIDAFDDAAAAVDRKWDLAFAKADAVRAGFRLLLDDPAAETAFGANTHELVVRFLSAVDLRARPRLVTTSGEFHSVRRQLARLAEAGIEVVRLAPDPVDTLAERLAAAVDDRTGAVLVSAVLFESARIVPGLGELAAACARRGVELLVDAYHALGAIPFSVPGAGLDSAWVVGGGYKYLQLGEGNCFLRVPPHALEYRPVITGWFAEFEELADEGGRPRVSYAPGGTRFAGATYDPTSHYRAARVFDFFADHGLTAAVLRRISLHQNELLTRLFDTLDAPAELVDRDRSAPRTAFAGFLSLRSPHAAALSRGLAERGVITDSRGEYLRFGPAPYLSDAQLESAMGALGDVLAHESEGR, encoded by the coding sequence GTGATCACCCTCGACGATGTGCGGCGCAGTCCGAATGCCCTGGCCCCGCACTACTCTCGCTTCCGGGTCGCGGAACGGCTGCTGCTGACCGGTCATTCGCATCAGGCGTGGCCGGATGTGGCGCTGCTGGGCCAGATCGACGCGTTCGACGATGCGGCCGCGGCGGTGGATCGCAAGTGGGATCTGGCCTTCGCCAAGGCCGACGCGGTGCGCGCCGGTTTCCGGCTGCTGCTCGACGATCCCGCCGCCGAGACGGCCTTCGGCGCCAATACCCACGAGCTCGTCGTCCGCTTCCTGTCCGCGGTGGACCTGCGCGCCCGGCCGCGGCTGGTCACCACGAGCGGCGAATTCCACAGTGTCCGCAGGCAATTGGCGCGACTGGCGGAGGCGGGCATCGAGGTGGTGCGGCTGGCGCCCGATCCGGTCGACACCCTCGCCGAGCGGCTCGCCGCGGCGGTCGACGACCGCACCGGGGCGGTGCTGGTCTCGGCGGTGCTGTTCGAGAGCGCCCGAATCGTGCCCGGCCTGGGCGAATTGGCCGCGGCGTGCGCGCGGCGCGGCGTCGAACTGCTGGTGGACGCCTATCATGCGCTGGGCGCGATACCGTTCTCCGTCCCCGGCGCGGGCCTGGACTCGGCGTGGGTGGTCGGCGGCGGCTACAAGTATCTGCAACTGGGCGAGGGCAATTGCTTCCTGCGGGTGCCACCGCACGCGCTGGAGTACCGCCCGGTGATCACCGGCTGGTTCGCCGAATTCGAGGAGCTGGCCGACGAGGGTGGCCGCCCGCGCGTGAGCTACGCGCCCGGCGGAACCCGTTTCGCCGGTGCGACCTACGATCCGACCAGCCACTACCGCGCCGCCCGGGTCTTCGACTTCTTCGCCGACCACGGCCTGACCGCCGCGGTATTGCGACGAATCTCGTTACACCAGAATGAATTACTGACCCGACTGTTCGACACGCTGGACGCCCCCGCCGAACTCGTCGACCGCGACCGCAGCGCACCCCGCACGGCATTCGCCGGATTCCTCTCGCTGCGCTCCCCGCACGCCGCGGCCCTGTCCCGCGGCCTGGCCGAGCGGGGGGTGATCACCGACAGCCGGGGGGAATATCTGCGCTTCGGTCCCGCGCCGTATCTGTCGGACGCTCAGCTGGAGTCGGCGATGGGGGCGCTGGGTGACGTGCTTGCCCATGAAAGCGAGGGCAGGTAG